One segment of Nostoc flagelliforme CCNUN1 DNA contains the following:
- a CDS encoding PfaD family polyunsaturated fatty acid/polyketide biosynthesis protein has translation MTTVDTVLSKHDNGLNFSSWSYNKNQVWKGSLETVSFEKQTIKDKLMVLNKPCYIVKVAGKIGVTNEGYLSPGDNGTTLQVELLTFAAPIRIQQFGDPNFLSSHGVKYAYVTGAMAGGIASEEMVIALGKEQILSSFGAGGLTPERLEAAINRIQQALPQGPYAFNLIHSPNEPAIERRAVDLYLKYQVRTVEASAFLDLTPNIVYYRLAGLGLNNANQIEIKNKIIAKISRREVATKFLQPAPARIVKELLEQGLITELQATLAAKVPMADDITVEADSGGHTDNRPLVCVLPSIIALRDEIQAQYHYQTPIRIGVAGGIGTPQSALAAFMMGAAYIMTGSINQSCVESGACEHTKKLLAQAEMADMIMAPAADMFEMGVKLQVLKRGTMFPMRAQKLFELYRAYDSIEEIPLAEREKLEKQVFRKTIAEVWEGTAAYLSQKNPEKLGKAVNNPKLKMALIFRWYLGLSSRWSSSGEKGREVDYQIWCGPAMGGFNDWVRGSYLSEPNNRRVVDVANQIMTGAAFLYRVQNLKIQGLQASNYYSQYHPVRSTSLLEI, from the coding sequence GTGACAACCGTAGATACGGTACTAAGTAAACACGATAATGGCCTTAATTTCTCTTCCTGGTCTTATAACAAAAACCAGGTTTGGAAAGGTTCTTTAGAAACTGTATCTTTTGAGAAACAAACCATCAAAGATAAATTGATGGTGTTAAATAAACCCTGCTACATCGTGAAAGTTGCCGGAAAAATCGGTGTCACGAATGAGGGGTATTTATCCCCTGGTGATAATGGCACAACACTACAAGTAGAACTGCTGACATTTGCAGCACCAATCCGCATTCAACAATTTGGAGATCCGAATTTTCTCTCCTCTCATGGAGTGAAATATGCCTATGTTACCGGCGCAATGGCTGGCGGAATTGCTTCTGAAGAAATGGTCATTGCACTCGGAAAAGAGCAAATTTTGAGTTCCTTTGGTGCAGGTGGTTTAACTCCAGAACGTTTGGAAGCAGCCATAAATCGCATTCAACAAGCTTTACCTCAAGGGCCTTATGCATTTAATTTAATTCATAGCCCTAATGAACCTGCAATTGAACGCCGGGCTGTGGATTTATACCTAAAATATCAAGTGAGAACAGTAGAAGCATCTGCATTTCTCGACTTGACCCCCAACATTGTTTACTACCGTCTTGCTGGATTGGGATTAAATAACGCCAATCAAATTGAAATCAAAAATAAAATCATTGCCAAAATTTCTCGCCGAGAAGTTGCGACTAAATTTCTGCAACCAGCACCAGCCAGAATAGTCAAAGAACTTCTTGAGCAAGGATTAATTACTGAGTTACAAGCAACTCTTGCAGCCAAAGTTCCGATGGCTGATGATATTACCGTCGAGGCTGATTCTGGAGGTCATACAGATAACCGTCCCCTGGTTTGTGTGTTACCTTCTATTATTGCCTTACGGGATGAAATTCAAGCACAATATCATTACCAAACACCCATTAGAATCGGCGTTGCTGGGGGAATTGGTACACCACAATCAGCATTAGCAGCTTTCATGATGGGTGCTGCTTATATAATGACCGGTTCCATTAATCAGTCATGTGTTGAATCTGGAGCTTGTGAACATACCAAAAAGTTACTAGCCCAAGCTGAAATGGCTGATATGATTATGGCCCCAGCAGCAGATATGTTTGAAATGGGAGTCAAATTGCAAGTTCTCAAACGGGGTACGATGTTCCCCATGCGAGCGCAGAAATTATTTGAACTCTATCGCGCTTATGATTCCATTGAAGAGATTCCTTTAGCAGAAAGAGAGAAATTAGAAAAACAAGTTTTTCGCAAAACTATTGCCGAAGTATGGGAAGGAACTGCGGCTTATTTGTCCCAAAAGAATCCTGAGAAACTTGGGAAAGCAGTTAATAATCCTAAACTGAAAATGGCGTTGATTTTTCGCTGGTATCTAGGATTATCTTCTCGCTGGTCTAGTTCTGGTGAAAAAGGTAGAGAAGTCGATTATCAAATTTGGTGTGGCCCGGCAATGGGCGGTTTCAATGACTGGGTACGTGGTTCTTATCTATCTGAACCAAATAATCGTCGGGTAGTTGATGTAGCTAATCAAATTATGACTGGTGCAGCCTTTTTGTATCGTGTCCAAAATTTGAAAATTCAAGGGCTGCAAGCTTCCAATTATTACAGTCAGTATCACCCTGTTCGTTCTACATCATTGTTGGAGATTTAA
- a CDS encoding thioester reductase domain-containing protein: MTIKQSFTADDIQIFLVSNLAKLLGVATDEIDVKEHLENYGLDSAQAMILVSNLEKLLGFQPSPLLLWHYPNIEALSQRLAEEVQEGSPVQDTKVTASNANAAPSVLDLGAEAVLDPTIHPGAASNVAIGEPKNIFLTGGTGFLGAFIIRELLQETNADIYCLVRAANAEEGKSKLQKNLEQYAIWQEEFNSRIIPIVGDLSQPLLGIGSEQFQILAGNIDTIYHSAALLNYVFPYSALKAANVLGTQEVLRLACQIKVKPVHYVSSVAVFESTAYAGKVVKEQDEFDHWEGIYLGYSQTKWVAEKLVKIARDRGLPVTIHRPPLISGDSKTGICNTHDFINLMTKGCLQMGYFPDVDYMLDMSPVDYVSKAIVYLSRQKESIGKAFNLQHPQPAALKMLVEWIRSFGYSVEMIPYQQWQSELINNVTSADNPLYTLRPFLLERWSDEQLTIPDLYLQARRPHISCQDTLHALAGSSIVCPPIDSQLFMTYTAYLIQTGFLNIA; the protein is encoded by the coding sequence ATGACTATAAAACAGTCTTTCACCGCAGACGATATTCAAATATTTTTGGTATCTAACTTAGCTAAATTGCTAGGAGTAGCAACTGATGAAATAGATGTCAAAGAACATTTAGAAAACTATGGGTTAGATTCAGCCCAAGCAATGATTCTAGTAAGTAACTTAGAAAAGTTACTCGGATTTCAACCATCTCCATTGCTATTGTGGCATTATCCAAATATTGAAGCTCTTTCACAGCGTTTAGCTGAAGAAGTGCAAGAAGGTTCACCAGTTCAAGATACAAAGGTGACAGCCTCTAATGCCAACGCTGCACCCTCTGTTCTAGATTTAGGTGCTGAGGCTGTTCTTGACCCCACCATCCATCCGGGTGCTGCATCTAATGTAGCTATAGGTGAACCCAAGAACATCTTTTTAACTGGAGGAACAGGCTTTTTAGGAGCTTTTATCATCCGGGAATTGCTACAAGAAACCAATGCGGATATCTATTGCTTAGTGCGTGCTGCTAATGCTGAAGAAGGCAAAAGCAAACTCCAAAAGAATCTGGAACAGTATGCAATTTGGCAAGAAGAATTTAACTCCAGAATTATTCCGATTGTCGGCGATTTATCTCAGCCATTGTTAGGTATTGGTTCGGAACAGTTTCAAATTTTAGCTGGCAATATTGATACTATATATCATAGTGCTGCTTTGTTGAATTATGTTTTTCCATACTCTGCATTGAAGGCAGCCAATGTTTTAGGCACTCAAGAAGTTTTGAGATTAGCTTGTCAAATTAAAGTTAAGCCTGTACATTACGTTTCTAGCGTTGCTGTTTTTGAATCGACTGCTTATGCTGGCAAGGTTGTTAAAGAACAGGATGAATTCGATCATTGGGAAGGTATTTATCTTGGTTACTCTCAAACTAAATGGGTAGCTGAAAAGTTAGTAAAAATTGCTCGTGACCGTGGGCTTCCTGTAACTATCCATAGACCACCACTGATTTCTGGTGATAGCAAAACAGGCATTTGTAACACACATGACTTTATCAATCTGATGACCAAGGGCTGTCTACAAATGGGATATTTCCCTGATGTAGATTATATGTTGGATATGTCACCTGTGGACTATGTAAGTAAAGCGATTGTTTATCTATCACGGCAAAAAGAATCTATAGGTAAGGCTTTCAATTTACAACATCCTCAACCCGCCGCTTTAAAAATGCTAGTTGAGTGGATACGGTCTTTTGGTTATTCAGTTGAGATGATTCCGTATCAACAATGGCAATCAGAGTTAATCAATAATGTAACTTCTGCTGATAATCCTTTGTACACTCTGCGACCCTTTTTACTGGAACGCTGGTCTGATGAACAACTGACTATTCCTGATTTGTACTTACAAGCTAGAAGACCTCATATCAGCTGCCAAGATACTCTCCATGCGCTAGCAGGCAGTTCTATTGTTTGTCCTCCAATTGACTCTCAATTGTTTATGACTTACACCGCCTACTTGATTCAAACCGGTTTTTTAAATATCGCTTAG
- a CDS encoding SDR family NAD(P)-dependent oxidoreductase → MNTTHQTQSKKTALITGAAGGIGYELACIFAAHDYNLVLVDRNGLKLVEIAAKFQEEFGNFAKTIVKDLSISTAPEEIFTELQLANINVDVLVNNAGFGIYGLFHETDLATELEMLQVNLVCLTHLTKLFVKHMVKQGEGKILNVASAAAFQPGPLMAVYFATKAYILSFSEAIANELEGTGVTVTVLCPGSTASAFHERTGMADSKLLKGKRMMDAQTVAEIGFRALMKGKTIAIPGFMNKLLAKSVRFVPRKLVTKIVRNMQEDK, encoded by the coding sequence ATGAACACAACACATCAAACTCAGAGCAAAAAAACTGCTCTTATTACTGGAGCAGCCGGTGGTATTGGCTACGAATTAGCATGTATTTTTGCTGCTCATGATTACAATCTGGTCTTAGTAGACAGAAACGGGTTAAAGCTTGTAGAAATTGCAGCTAAATTCCAAGAAGAATTCGGAAATTTTGCCAAAACTATTGTTAAGGATTTATCTATATCAACAGCTCCTGAAGAAATTTTCACGGAGTTGCAACTCGCCAATATTAATGTTGATGTGTTAGTCAATAATGCTGGATTTGGTATCTATGGATTATTTCACGAAACAGACCTAGCTACTGAATTGGAAATGCTACAGGTAAATTTGGTGTGCCTCACCCATTTAACCAAGCTATTTGTAAAGCACATGGTAAAGCAAGGTGAAGGTAAAATATTAAACGTTGCCTCGGCTGCTGCTTTTCAACCAGGGCCTTTGATGGCGGTTTATTTTGCCACTAAAGCTTATATCTTATCTTTTTCTGAAGCGATCGCTAATGAATTAGAAGGTACAGGCGTCACTGTGACAGTTCTTTGCCCAGGCTCAACCGCATCTGCCTTTCATGAAAGAACCGGAATGGCTGACTCTAAGTTGCTCAAGGGTAAGAGGATGATGGATGCACAAACAGTAGCCGAAATTGGTTTTCGCGCCTTAATGAAGGGCAAAACTATTGCGATTCCTGGGTTTATGAATAAACTACTTGCAAAAAGCGTCAGATTTGTACCTAGAAAACTGGTAACAAAAATTGTGCGAAATATGCAGGAAGATAAGTAG
- the hetI gene encoding 4'-phosphopantetheinyl transferase HetI, with product MTAPNDIWLIAPTDLTLRLDEIHVWRIDLDQPEVQLQNLATTLSSEEMARAQRFYFQEHRQRFIAGRGILRTILGRYLGIQPRQVQFNYQQRGKPVLADTFADSGLAFNLSHSQGLGLCAVNCTREIGVDLEYIRPMSDLEALAKRFFLPREYEMLRSLSANQQQEAFFRYWTCKEAYLKATGDGLSQLEQIEVSLTPTEPAKLQILEDWSLFELVPANNYVAAVAVENFGWNLKCWQY from the coding sequence ATGACCGCTCCTAATGATATTTGGCTAATTGCACCGACAGATTTAACTTTGCGACTGGATGAGATTCATGTCTGGCGTATAGACCTTGACCAACCAGAAGTACAGCTGCAAAATTTAGCAACGACTCTTTCCAGTGAAGAAATGGCTCGTGCTCAACGGTTCTATTTTCAAGAACATCGGCAGCGTTTCATCGCTGGTCGTGGTATTCTCCGAACTATATTAGGTCGCTATTTGGGTATCCAGCCCCGACAAGTGCAGTTTAATTATCAACAGCGTGGCAAACCAGTATTAGCAGACACATTTGCCGATAGTGGACTGGCGTTTAACTTGTCTCATTCCCAAGGGTTGGGTTTGTGTGCGGTGAATTGTACTAGAGAAATTGGTGTAGACCTAGAATATATTCGCCCGATGTCTGATCTGGAAGCTCTTGCCAAACGGTTCTTTTTACCGAGAGAATATGAAATGTTGCGATCGCTGTCTGCAAACCAACAGCAAGAGGCATTTTTCCGTTACTGGACTTGTAAGGAAGCTTATTTAAAAGCAACTGGAGACGGACTATCCCAGTTAGAGCAAATTGAAGTATCCTTAACTCCCACAGAACCAGCCAAATTACAGATATTAGAAGACTGGAGTCTTTTTGAACTAGTACCTGCTAACAATTATGTTGCTGCCGTTGCTGTAGAAAATTTTGGCTGGAACTTAAAATGCTGGCAATATTAA
- a CDS encoding transposase family protein, whose protein sequence is MSDILNHIEENPKRTKRLIGLEYEQLQQLIQNAERLHYDKQELLESKKVRIIAGGGGRKPKLSLKEQIILTLVYLRHLTTFELLGIQFGVSESTANDTFNYWLPILRELLPSSLIEQVKKNESDLMVVKEILTDYELIVDSYEQVRERPVDNKEQEKYYSGKACKHTFKSQIIILPDAKDIVDVVAGEPGPKSDITMFRENRDNFDPKQKFKGDLGYLGEDLIDTPIKTPRNGKLTIEQKKENKEFSSNRVFVEHRIRSVKIFRVVQERFRLNPKKYEQVILTICGVVRLRIGALILPAEIYAFT, encoded by the coding sequence ATGAGCGATATACTGAATCATATTGAAGAGAATCCTAAAAGAACAAAGCGGTTAATTGGTCTGGAGTATGAACAGTTACAACAATTAATTCAAAATGCAGAGCGATTACACTATGACAAACAAGAGTTATTAGAATCCAAAAAAGTGAGAATTATTGCTGGTGGTGGAGGTCGTAAACCAAAATTATCGCTCAAAGAACAAATAATTTTAACGTTGGTTTATCTCAGGCATCTGACTACATTTGAGCTTCTTGGTATCCAGTTTGGTGTGAGTGAGTCCACCGCAAATGATACATTTAACTATTGGTTGCCAATACTCAGAGAATTGCTACCATCCAGTTTAATTGAACAAGTAAAAAAAAACGAATCTGACTTGATGGTAGTCAAAGAAATACTTACAGATTATGAATTAATTGTAGATAGCTATGAACAAGTAAGGGAAAGACCTGTGGACAATAAAGAACAAGAAAAATATTACTCTGGTAAGGCATGTAAACATACATTTAAAAGTCAGATAATTATCTTGCCAGATGCCAAGGATATCGTTGATGTTGTAGCTGGCGAACCTGGACCAAAAAGCGATATAACAATGTTTAGAGAAAACCGCGATAACTTTGACCCAAAACAAAAATTTAAGGGAGATTTAGGATACCTTGGAGAAGATTTAATTGATACACCAATTAAAACGCCAAGAAATGGAAAGTTAACAATTGAACAGAAAAAAGAGAATAAGGAGTTTTCATCCAACCGAGTATTTGTTGAACACCGAATTCGTTCTGTAAAAATCTTTCGAGTTGTTCAAGAAAGATTTCGGTTAAATCCTAAAAAGTATGAACAAGTAATTTTGACAATTTGTGGAGTAGTAAGATTACGAATTGGGGCACTTATATTACCAGCAGAAATATACGCATTTACCTGA
- a CDS encoding YheT family hydrolase — translation MMCYTPPYNPSWFLQNGLMMTVYTALWGKRHWQSTTLLPEPSYHEKIFIGGQGVPIFGLVAIPENAHSTIIGTYGITGELETEWFLRVLGRKAYAQGYAVVLFDWRAHGKTAELSPTLTSDGLYEGEDFVRIAAAVKAMGCPDKFWFTGYSLGGQLALWAVKVADEVIREHEDLGLEDSDIGGGMVICPSLDSERSLSYLVTKPFGRYLEAGIAQNLKKLAWRIHDAHPGSIDPEAIERANSIWGFDNELVIKRLGFPSVEAYYQASSALQILPQISKPTLILYAADDPLFDPSIIPELEEACDRNPAIDLLLTQYGGHVGYLSSKECQRQVNDSDPWWAWNRVLQWLEEKRIG, via the coding sequence ATGATGTGTTATACTCCCCCCTACAATCCGTCTTGGTTTTTACAAAACGGTCTAATGATGACTGTATACACTGCTTTGTGGGGAAAACGTCACTGGCAAAGTACTACTTTATTACCAGAACCGTCTTATCACGAAAAAATCTTCATTGGTGGCCAAGGTGTGCCAATTTTTGGCTTGGTTGCCATCCCGGAAAATGCTCATAGCACGATTATCGGTACTTATGGCATTACTGGAGAGTTAGAGACGGAATGGTTTTTGAGAGTGCTAGGTCGTAAGGCTTACGCTCAAGGATACGCTGTGGTGTTATTTGATTGGCGGGCGCACGGGAAAACTGCCGAATTGTCCCCGACTCTGACTTCTGATGGTTTGTATGAGGGGGAGGATTTTGTTCGTATCGCTGCTGCTGTTAAGGCAATGGGATGTCCGGATAAATTTTGGTTTACAGGGTATTCTTTAGGAGGGCAATTGGCGCTATGGGCGGTGAAGGTTGCCGATGAGGTGATTAGGGAGCATGAAGATTTAGGATTAGAAGATAGTGATATTGGCGGTGGTATGGTGATTTGTCCGAGTTTGGATTCGGAGCGATCGCTATCTTATCTAGTTACAAAGCCCTTCGGCAGATATTTGGAAGCGGGGATTGCCCAAAATTTAAAAAAACTGGCATGGCGAATCCATGATGCTCATCCTGGAAGCATTGACCCAGAAGCAATTGAACGGGCAAACAGTATTTGGGGTTTTGACAATGAACTGGTAATTAAGCGACTGGGTTTTCCTTCTGTGGAAGCATATTACCAAGCTAGTAGTGCTTTACAAATATTGCCGCAAATCTCGAAACCGACTTTGATTTTATATGCTGCCGATGACCCACTTTTTGACCCAAGTATCATACCGGAATTAGAAGAAGCGTGCGATCGCAATCCCGCAATAGATTTGTTACTCACTCAATACGGCGGCCATGTTGGCTATTTGAGTAGCAAAGAGTGTCAGCGCCAAGTAAACGATTCTGATCCTTGGTGGGCATGGAATCGGGTTTTACAATGGTTGGAGGAAAAGCGAATAGGGTAA
- a CDS encoding response regulator transcription factor, producing the protein MPRILVIDDDPAISELVAVNLEMAGYDVSQAEDGIKGQALALQLQPDLIMLDLMLPRVDGFTVCQRLRRDDRTSEIPVLMLTAMSQTQNKVEGFNAGADDYLTKPFEVEELLARVRALLRRTDRIPQAAKHSEILNYGSLTLVPERFEAIWFNETVKLTHLEFELLHCLLQRHGQTVSPSEILREVWGYDPDDDIETIRVHIRHLRTKLEPDPRHPRYIKTVYGAGYCLELPGVPPANEGASVTVVE; encoded by the coding sequence ATGCCGAGGATTCTTGTCATAGACGATGACCCAGCGATTTCAGAACTAGTTGCCGTCAACTTGGAAATGGCTGGCTACGATGTTAGTCAAGCTGAAGACGGCATCAAAGGTCAAGCGCTGGCTCTCCAGCTGCAACCAGACTTGATCATGCTCGATTTAATGTTGCCCAGGGTAGATGGGTTTACCGTTTGTCAACGCCTGCGCCGCGACGATCGCACCTCTGAGATTCCCGTGTTAATGTTGACGGCTATGAGCCAAACTCAGAACAAGGTGGAAGGCTTCAATGCTGGCGCAGATGACTACCTCACCAAGCCTTTTGAAGTTGAAGAACTGCTGGCGCGGGTGCGGGCACTTTTGCGGCGTACTGATCGCATTCCCCAAGCAGCAAAGCATAGTGAAATTCTCAACTATGGCTCATTAACCCTCGTTCCCGAAAGATTTGAGGCAATATGGTTCAATGAGACGGTGAAATTGACTCACTTGGAATTTGAGCTACTTCACTGCTTATTGCAACGCCACGGTCAAACGGTTTCTCCCAGCGAAATCCTCAGAGAAGTTTGGGGCTACGATCCTGATGATGACATAGAAACGATTCGAGTCCATATTCGCCACTTGAGAACCAAGCTAGAACCAGATCCCCGCCACCCCCGCTATATAAAGACAGTATATGGTGCTGGATACTGTCTTGAATTACCCGGTGTACCTCCAGCAAATGAAGGGGCTTCAGTAACAGTAGTTGAATGA
- a CDS encoding SAM hydrolase/SAM-dependent halogenase family protein, whose amino-acid sequence MFICVIADYGTGDPAFTEVTQRLLMAFPHAQIHLLSVPAFSTLATGFWIAQLGLNPGPSDRLIYHNCAPRQDDPEARRDNEGEGLTYALLSNGVKVVGVNAGYTLSFIKDYTKELRVVNVSRGGSQFRSRDVFPPAAAAIMNEDFSLLGDSLKSEQILDVPPDRIAWIDGYGNIKTTIGAHTLNLEPQTKIVIRIGDVVSDAVYSDGSFKVSEGTLAFAPGSSGWSKGDSGEPLRFLELFLRGGSAWERFGRPRVNQQVTRIA is encoded by the coding sequence ATGTTTATCTGCGTCATTGCAGACTACGGTACAGGAGATCCGGCATTTACAGAAGTCACACAACGTCTGTTGATGGCTTTTCCCCATGCCCAAATCCATTTGCTTTCGGTTCCAGCATTCAGTACATTGGCAACGGGATTCTGGATTGCCCAACTAGGACTCAACCCTGGCCCTAGCGATCGCCTAATTTATCATAACTGTGCGCCTCGTCAGGATGATCCCGAAGCTCGTCGGGATAATGAAGGTGAAGGACTAACTTATGCCCTTTTATCTAATGGTGTAAAAGTAGTGGGTGTGAATGCAGGCTACACGCTCTCCTTTATCAAAGACTATACAAAGGAGTTGCGAGTGGTCAACGTTTCTCGTGGTGGTTCGCAATTTCGCTCACGAGATGTGTTTCCTCCGGCGGCGGCGGCCATTATGAATGAAGATTTTAGCCTTCTGGGAGATAGCCTTAAGAGTGAGCAAATCCTAGATGTTCCACCAGATCGAATTGCCTGGATTGATGGCTACGGCAACATCAAAACAACTATTGGGGCGCATACACTGAATTTAGAGCCTCAAACCAAAATCGTGATCCGCATTGGAGATGTAGTCAGTGATGCAGTGTATTCTGATGGTAGCTTCAAGGTGTCTGAAGGGACTTTAGCCTTTGCTCCTGGTAGTTCCGGTTGGTCAAAAGGCGATTCAGGAGAACCATTGCGCTTTTTAGAATTGTTTCTGCGAGGAGGGAGTGCTTGGGAACGCTTTGGCCGCCCTCGTGTGAATCAGCAAGTAACTCGAATTGCTTAA
- a CDS encoding YncE family protein — protein MKKVLIFCLFFLSITWVILTQVPLPLNNLSSLSASANLIDLVENLLVYYPSPYEVWAIDQADSRDGTSLGGNLFVLSGNDYDFVTGTAKKYQFNLAANAVNNGFVAGSKPHWITFNKGATYAIVGHASSGHVYAINTAKRQVADVVIPGKNSHAISISPDNQFVFVADTPGGQIHKIYTNYQASKGKIFGQVQTLKFDETVLQALGTDTAQPVVAQVDNSGQWVYVTFAKGGTAIVNARTLTVAHVYSSTEVTFNGLIAYQTGQNFVTNAGNADPQITDFIYIYDNKSLLTNPSQRPAIIKVPQSGNDVHGAVLLNGKYFWQVNRASNSITIHKLNPNPVDPNVEGSSKARAVNLIDLVGEVLGPDPTPDLIGVSPSQQVAFLSQRGPFPISGNDPQFFNSVGIYPGIAVVRVKDNGKNAIPAYLYRFDNFINGKNIADFHALAVRK, from the coding sequence ATGAAAAAGGTTTTGATTTTTTGCTTGTTTTTCCTTAGTATTACTTGGGTAATACTTACACAAGTTCCTTTACCATTAAACAACCTATCTTCACTATCAGCTTCCGCAAACCTCATAGACTTGGTAGAAAATTTATTAGTTTATTATCCATCACCTTATGAAGTTTGGGCTATTGACCAAGCTGATTCCCGTGATGGTACTTCATTAGGGGGTAATCTCTTCGTTCTCTCAGGAAACGACTATGATTTCGTCACAGGTACAGCTAAAAAATATCAATTTAACTTAGCTGCTAACGCTGTAAACAATGGTTTTGTTGCAGGTTCAAAACCCCACTGGATTACTTTCAACAAAGGTGCTACCTATGCCATTGTTGGACATGCTAGTTCTGGTCACGTTTACGCCATTAATACTGCTAAACGTCAAGTAGCAGATGTGGTTATACCTGGAAAAAACTCTCATGCTATTTCCATCTCACCGGATAATCAATTTGTATTTGTTGCAGATACTCCCGGTGGGCAAATCCATAAAATTTACACCAATTATCAGGCATCTAAAGGTAAGATTTTTGGTCAAGTTCAAACCTTAAAATTTGATGAAACTGTATTGCAAGCCCTTGGCACTGATACTGCACAACCAGTAGTTGCCCAAGTCGATAATTCCGGGCAATGGGTTTATGTCACTTTTGCTAAAGGTGGTACAGCAATCGTAAATGCACGAACGTTAACTGTCGCTCATGTTTACAGTAGTACAGAAGTTACTTTCAATGGACTGATTGCCTATCAGACTGGTCAAAACTTTGTTACCAATGCAGGCAACGCCGATCCCCAAATAACTGACTTTATATACATTTATGACAACAAGTCTTTGTTGACAAATCCTTCGCAGCGTCCGGCTATCATCAAAGTTCCACAATCTGGTAATGATGTTCATGGTGCGGTATTACTCAATGGCAAATACTTTTGGCAAGTTAATCGTGCATCCAACAGCATTACAATACACAAACTCAACCCTAACCCTGTTGATCCCAACGTTGAAGGTTCAAGCAAAGCACGCGCAGTTAATCTTATTGATCTAGTCGGTGAAGTCTTAGGCCCAGACCCTACACCAGACTTAATAGGAGTATCACCTTCCCAACAGGTAGCCTTTTTATCACAACGTGGGCCTTTTCCAATTTCAGGAAACGATCCACAATTCTTCAATAGTGTTGGTATTTACCCTGGAATTGCCGTTGTGCGAGTTAAAGACAACGGTAAGAATGCTATACCCGCTTATCTATATAGATTTGATAATTTCATCAATGGAAAGAATATCGCTGATTTCCACGCTCTTGCTGTTCGTAAATAA
- a CDS encoding GNAT family N-acetyltransferase, whose amino-acid sequence MVTIRPYQLDDLEDTVCLWYRTWHETFSHIKHPQPYSLWKARFRDDLAVHGDVWLAEVENKIVGFVVVIKEEQWLSQLFVDTTYQNQGIGSVLLAQAKAICPQKLKLHTLQANMRACKFYERHGFKFSKLSTNKINGQPNVEYYWVSECDV is encoded by the coding sequence GTGGTAACGATTCGTCCCTATCAATTAGATGATTTAGAAGATACTGTCTGTCTGTGGTATCGAACTTGGCATGAAACATTTTCTCATATTAAACACCCACAGCCATATTCTTTATGGAAAGCTCGATTTCGTGATGACCTGGCTGTACACGGGGATGTTTGGCTGGCGGAAGTTGAAAATAAGATTGTGGGTTTTGTTGTAGTCATCAAAGAGGAACAATGGTTAAGCCAGCTGTTTGTAGATACCACCTACCAAAATCAGGGCATCGGTTCAGTCTTACTTGCTCAAGCTAAGGCAATTTGTCCCCAAAAATTGAAGCTTCACACATTACAAGCGAATATGCGAGCTTGTAAATTTTACGAACGACATGGTTTCAAGTTCAGTAAGCTATCAACTAACAAAATAAACGGTCAACCGAATGTAGAATATTACTGGGTGTCTGAGTGCGATGTTTGA